The region AAGCTCAACCACAACAACTATTACTGATACAACAACGACTACAGCGTCCAGCACGCCCGGCGACGCGACAAATGGCGCGACCCTTTTTAACTCCAAGTGCAAAAGTTGCCATTCTGCCTCATCGTTGAAAAATACTACGGTAGCAAATATAAAGTCAAATGCAATGACCTATGGTCTGACCGATTCAGAGTTAAATGATGTAGTCGCTTATCTGTCGAACCTGTAGCCATTCTGGAAGCCCAATCGTCTGCATATTCTGAATTTTCTTGAAAGGAGCAGCAGGAATGAATGAAGTGAAAAATGGTGAAGTAACAACCGGTC is a window of Geobacter sp. FeAm09 DNA encoding:
- a CDS encoding cytochrome c, whose amino-acid sequence is MIQLNNCKIIMLLALLLVVAGCGEDKTIYEDGTITSSTTTTITDTTTTTASSTPGDATNGATLFNSKCKSCHSASSLKNTTVANIKSNAMTYGLTDSELNDVVAYLSNL